One part of the Bacteroidia bacterium genome encodes these proteins:
- a CDS encoding M48 family metalloprotease: protein MRKFTYYAFFLILAVFLSSCARNPVTGKKEISFMSPAQELALGKQSDPQIVASFGLYENDQLQAFINEKGQQMARVSHMPELEFNFKILDSPVVNAFAVPGGYVYFTRGIMAHFNNEAEFAGVLGHEIGHVTARHSAKQYTKQTLGSIGLIAGLVLVPELGQYANQAMQGMQLLFLKFGRDHESQSDQLGVEYSTKIGYDSQHMSNFFGTLHRLTENAGGQRLPEFMSTHPDPLNRYEKVGELTKEWQAKDSSRTSYREGRNEYLKMLDGLVYGEDPRQGYVENFVFYHPELKFQYPVPRNWKTVNSPQQVQMAPEDGKALMLLQVAQEKTAQEAAQKFVTNNKLRLVDTRNLNLNGMKVVAVISDQVDEQQTSAASQQAARPQQSMSSNTKGSTGSKTPSSTSTTTTSSKTPSSKSPSGTLSEGQKAPKGSTGSGGSSTPSSNTGSSKPTPSTGNTGGSTNTRPSGGSSYNPTPQGYVAKLRVSTYAIEYNGLVYLLHGLSAYNDYARYMNLFKTTQENFKVLTDQSKINVTPEKIFVKPVASNGSLQSALSYYKIPSTKMKELAILNGMELNSPVKKGDLIKIIGK from the coding sequence ATGAGAAAATTCACCTATTATGCCTTCTTTTTGATCCTTGCTGTTTTCCTTAGCTCATGTGCCAGGAATCCGGTTACAGGTAAAAAAGAAATTTCCTTTATGTCTCCAGCTCAAGAGCTGGCTTTAGGCAAACAATCCGACCCACAGATCGTAGCAAGTTTTGGTCTCTATGAAAATGACCAATTACAGGCTTTCATAAATGAAAAGGGCCAGCAAATGGCCAGGGTTTCGCATATGCCAGAACTTGAATTCAATTTCAAAATTCTGGATTCACCCGTTGTAAATGCGTTTGCCGTTCCAGGGGGCTATGTTTACTTCACCCGTGGAATTATGGCTCACTTCAACAATGAAGCCGAATTTGCGGGCGTATTGGGACATGAAATAGGGCACGTTACGGCCCGGCATTCCGCTAAACAATACACCAAGCAAACCCTGGGATCCATAGGACTTATCGCAGGCCTGGTATTGGTTCCTGAACTAGGACAATATGCCAACCAGGCCATGCAGGGAATGCAATTACTCTTTCTCAAGTTTGGAAGAGATCATGAAAGTCAATCGGACCAGTTAGGAGTAGAATACAGTACAAAAATTGGTTACGATTCCCAGCATATGTCCAACTTTTTTGGAACACTTCATCGGCTTACCGAAAATGCAGGTGGACAACGTTTGCCGGAATTTATGTCAACCCATCCCGATCCTCTGAATCGCTACGAAAAAGTGGGAGAACTCACCAAAGAATGGCAAGCCAAAGATTCCAGCAGAACTAGCTATAGAGAAGGAAGAAATGAGTATTTAAAAATGTTGGACGGTCTGGTGTATGGAGAAGATCCTCGCCAGGGATATGTAGAAAACTTTGTTTTCTACCATCCGGAACTCAAATTCCAATATCCGGTTCCTCGCAACTGGAAAACAGTTAACTCTCCTCAGCAGGTCCAAATGGCTCCAGAAGATGGAAAGGCCCTGATGCTTTTACAAGTAGCTCAGGAAAAAACAGCCCAGGAAGCTGCGCAGAAGTTCGTAACGAATAATAAACTCCGCCTGGTAGATACTCGCAACCTGAACCTAAACGGGATGAAGGTAGTTGCGGTAATTTCTGATCAGGTAGATGAACAACAGACCTCTGCTGCAAGTCAACAAGCAGCTCGTCCTCAGCAAAGCATGAGTTCGAATACCAAAGGAAGTACCGGGAGCAAAACTCCTTCCAGCACTTCAACGACTACAACATCTTCTAAAACTCCTTCCAGTAAAAGCCCTAGCGGAACCCTTTCTGAAGGCCAAAAAGCGCCTAAAGGAAGTACAGGTAGCGGAGGAAGTAGCACACCAAGTAGTAATACAGGAAGTAGCAAACCCACACCTAGCACAGGTAATACAGGGGGAAGCACAAATACCAGACCCAGCGGCGGATCCAGCTATAATCCTACGCCACAAGGCTATGTAGCTAAGCTTAGGGTATCTACTTATGCCATTGAATATAATGGCCTGGTATACTTACTGCATGGATTGAGTGCATATAATGATTATGCCCGTTACATGAACCTTTTCAAAACCACTCAGGAGAATTTCAAAGTGCTCACAGATCAATCCAAGATCAATGTGACACCTGAAAAGATCTTTGTAAAACCTGTCGCTAGCAACGGAAGCTTGCAGTCAGCCCTCTCCTACTATAAAATTCCCTCTACAAAAATGAAGGAATTGGCCATTCTAAATGGAATGGAATTAAATAGCCCGGTGAAAAAAGGTGACCTGATCAAAATCATTGGTAAATAA
- a CDS encoding helix-turn-helix domain-containing protein — MDKALKDKIEEFKSYRIDKPPLEIIEHYRKELQAIQDTMEIVQGRWKMPIIALLCNGEFRYSELEKGIPKITPRMLSKELKDLEINELVKRKVYDTIPVKVTYKLTDYGYTLVPLIIELTNWGKQHREYLMKEKRREHNKG, encoded by the coding sequence ATGGATAAGGCATTAAAAGATAAAATTGAAGAGTTTAAGAGTTACAGAATAGACAAACCTCCTTTAGAAATAATCGAACATTATCGAAAGGAATTACAAGCTATTCAAGATACAATGGAGATTGTGCAAGGAAGGTGGAAAATGCCGATAATTGCATTACTCTGTAATGGAGAGTTTAGATATTCTGAATTGGAGAAAGGGATACCGAAAATTACTCCAAGAATGTTATCAAAAGAATTGAAAGATTTAGAGATAAATGAATTGGTAAAAAGAAAAGTGTACGATACCATTCCAGTAAAAGTAACTTATAAACTTACGGATTATGGATATACACTCGTACCTTTAATAATAGAATTGACAAATTGGGGAAAGCAACATCGAGAATATTTAATGAAAGAAAAAAGACGAGAGCACAACAAAGGCTAA
- the ychF gene encoding redox-regulated ATPase YchF encodes MGFKCGIVGLPNVGKSTLFNSLSSAKAEAANYPFCTIEPNVGMIPVPDPRLDKITDLVNPKQTIPAVVQIMDIAGLVKGASKGEGLGNKFLGNIRECEAIIHVLRCFDDDNIVHVEEGVDPVRDKEIIDTELQLKDLELLERKLERTKKMTKGGNKEAMKQVEIVQQYIDHVSQGKNVREMDATEEMKELMQELGLLTDKKVLYACNVDEGSLPDGNAYVEQVKEATKDENCKIMVISAAFEEQLMDFEDAEEVKEFLETVGLEEPGLNVLIRTAYELLGLQTYFTAGEKEVRAWTIKAGAKAPQAAGVIHTDFEKGFIRAEVMKYNDLMSFKSEAAVKEAGKLAVEGKEYVVEDGDIMHFRFNV; translated from the coding sequence ATGGGATTTAAATGTGGAATTGTAGGCTTGCCCAATGTAGGGAAATCAACCCTCTTCAATTCGCTTTCCAGCGCGAAAGCTGAGGCAGCTAATTATCCCTTCTGTACAATAGAACCTAATGTCGGGATGATACCTGTTCCCGATCCTCGTTTGGATAAAATCACCGATCTGGTGAACCCTAAGCAGACCATTCCGGCAGTTGTTCAGATTATGGACATCGCTGGCCTGGTAAAAGGAGCCAGCAAAGGGGAGGGGCTAGGGAATAAATTTCTCGGAAACATTCGGGAATGTGAAGCGATCATTCATGTGCTCCGCTGTTTTGATGATGACAATATTGTACATGTTGAAGAGGGAGTAGATCCGGTGCGTGATAAGGAGATCATCGATACAGAATTGCAGCTCAAGGATCTCGAATTGCTCGAGCGAAAATTAGAGCGGACGAAAAAGATGACCAAAGGAGGGAACAAAGAAGCCATGAAGCAGGTGGAAATCGTTCAGCAATACATCGACCATGTTTCTCAGGGCAAGAATGTTCGCGAAATGGATGCAACGGAGGAGATGAAAGAGTTGATGCAGGAACTGGGTTTATTGACAGATAAGAAAGTATTGTACGCTTGTAATGTGGATGAGGGAAGTTTGCCAGATGGCAATGCCTATGTGGAGCAGGTCAAAGAGGCTACCAAAGATGAAAACTGTAAGATAATGGTCATCTCAGCAGCCTTCGAAGAACAATTGATGGATTTTGAAGATGCGGAGGAAGTAAAAGAGTTTTTGGAAACCGTTGGGCTGGAAGAACCGGGTTTGAATGTATTGATCCGTACCGCTTACGAATTGCTGGGATTGCAGACCTATTTTACCGCAGGGGAAAAAGAAGTGCGCGCCTGGACCATCAAGGCTGGAGCGAAAGCACCACAAGCCGCTGGCGTAATTCATACAGATTTCGAGAAAGGATTTATCCGTGCGGAGGTGATGAAATACAATGACCTTATGTCTTTTAAATCAGAAGCAGCGGTAAAGGAAGCCGGAAAACTGGCAGTAGAAGGGAAGGAATATGTTGTGGAAGATGGAGACATTATGCACTTTAGATTTAACGTTTAA
- a CDS encoding thioesterase family protein encodes MISHETFVRVRYGETDQMAYVYYGKYAEYFEVGRVELIRSIGITYKEIEEKGILMPVADLEVHYKFPARYDELLKIKTTIPEKPRASFLTEYEIFNEEGKLVVTGKVKLAFFDKERLRPVRAPKFVLDAVEAHWTS; translated from the coding sequence ATGATCAGTCATGAAACCTTTGTAAGGGTCAGGTATGGGGAAACGGATCAGATGGCCTATGTTTACTACGGAAAGTACGCAGAGTATTTTGAAGTGGGTAGGGTAGAGCTGATCCGTAGTATTGGAATCACCTATAAAGAAATAGAGGAGAAGGGCATTTTGATGCCGGTAGCTGATCTGGAAGTTCACTATAAATTTCCCGCTCGCTATGATGAATTGTTGAAAATCAAAACAACAATTCCTGAAAAACCTCGCGCATCCTTTCTTACAGAATATGAGATATTCAATGAAGAAGGGAAATTAGTTGTAACCGGGAAAGTAAAGCTTGCGTTTTTTGATAAGGAACGCTTGCGTCCAGTCAGGGCACCTAAATTTGTCCTGGATGCGGTTGAAGCTCACTGGACCTCTTGA
- a CDS encoding YihY/virulence factor BrkB family protein has protein sequence MKALKFRLRRLLLRFFIVLRRIRLPGFQGVGLYDVLYFFIRALSTPKFTLMASAMAYHFFFSLLPTLLLALIILSQLPFEPLKDGVIQFILQFFPEGGLDQSTIENMANAIMENYFNNAPNIWLVIISVLLALWGSMRGVIGLMKAFSKQESLFDSVFKTRKWWELYSMAFLIMVSVGAIVVAGVSIRISLGYLLGMMADSPGMISESFYSFLSNSINTLVTIVTLFFVISSLYFLAPATQQRWNFFTPGSITASVLTLAAIQGLKYFFINFANYDKLYGSLAAIIVILVWFYYIAIVLLIGFELNAAIDIASHRLVMVDEQDQLKANASEVLNP, from the coding sequence ATGAAGGCACTAAAATTCCGGCTCCGACGCTTACTGCTCAGATTCTTTATTGTTCTGCGCAGGATACGTTTGCCCGGATTTCAGGGGGTAGGTTTGTATGATGTCCTGTATTTCTTTATCCGGGCACTCTCAACTCCCAAATTTACCCTCATGGCATCTGCCATGGCCTATCATTTTTTCTTTTCGCTTTTACCGACCTTACTCCTGGCTTTAATTATCCTGAGCCAATTACCCTTTGAACCTCTCAAGGATGGAGTAATCCAATTCATTCTTCAGTTTTTTCCGGAGGGCGGACTCGATCAAAGCACCATAGAAAACATGGCAAATGCCATCATGGAGAATTATTTCAATAATGCTCCTAATATCTGGCTGGTAATCATTTCTGTTTTGCTGGCTCTCTGGGGATCAATGAGAGGAGTGATAGGCTTAATGAAAGCCTTTAGTAAACAGGAATCCCTTTTCGATTCGGTTTTCAAAACCCGAAAATGGTGGGAATTATACAGCATGGCCTTCCTCATCATGGTGAGTGTGGGAGCCATAGTGGTTGCAGGTGTTAGCATTCGCATTTCTCTGGGATACCTGCTCGGTATGATGGCCGATAGCCCGGGCATGATCAGTGAATCCTTCTACAGCTTCCTCAGCAATTCCATCAATACCCTGGTAACGATCGTTACCTTATTCTTTGTCATCAGTTCCCTCTATTTTCTGGCACCCGCTACCCAACAGCGTTGGAACTTTTTTACACCCGGATCCATTACCGCCAGTGTGCTTACCCTGGCCGCGATTCAGGGGCTGAAATACTTCTTCATCAACTTCGCCAATTACGACAAACTCTACGGCAGTTTGGCTGCCATCATCGTCATCCTGGTTTGGTTCTACTACATTGCCATTGTATTGCTAATTGGCTTTGAGTTGAATGCCGCTATCGACATAGCTTCTCATCGTCTCGTCATGGTAGACGAACAGGACCAGTTGAAGGCAAATGCGAGTGAGGTGTTGAATCCGTAG
- a CDS encoding TetR/AcrR family transcriptional regulator: protein MEKIKPHKERRLKEIEVLKAAILKAARDLAIEDGWPKVSIRKIAAIIAYTPPVIYEHFKNKEAILIELESQGFRQLKYALEEARESQSDPVEQLLAISSTFWDWAFKNAEYYQVMFNLDGIRSTPPSTEALKDTGKSIAEVLKQIHLFSADTDELFFNWWAMMHGHVSLVMSGQLRGMDNQVKRHMLGGMKRFAKAL, encoded by the coding sequence ATGGAAAAAATTAAACCCCATAAAGAACGTAGATTAAAAGAGATCGAAGTATTGAAAGCAGCTATTCTCAAAGCTGCCCGTGATCTCGCTATAGAAGATGGATGGCCAAAAGTTTCTATTAGAAAAATTGCGGCTATCATTGCCTACACCCCACCGGTGATATATGAGCATTTCAAAAACAAGGAAGCTATTCTCATTGAATTGGAATCACAAGGCTTCCGCCAACTAAAATACGCCCTGGAAGAAGCCCGGGAGTCTCAGTCTGATCCCGTCGAACAATTATTAGCTATCTCCTCCACCTTTTGGGATTGGGCCTTTAAGAATGCCGAGTATTATCAAGTGATGTTCAATCTGGATGGCATCCGCTCTACCCCACCCTCCACCGAAGCCTTAAAGGATACGGGAAAATCCATTGCCGAAGTTTTGAAGCAAATCCACCTATTCTCTGCCGATACTGATGAACTCTTTTTCAATTGGTGGGCCATGATGCATGGACATGTGAGTCTGGTGATGTCTGGACAATTAAGAGGCATGGATAATCAGGTAAAAAGACATATGCTTGGTGGTATGAAGCGTTTTGCCAAAGCCCTTTAA
- a CDS encoding site-specific integrase has translation MNLVVFPLTFEGHKRLGVKNLSFHKNFPKLMKQVPGSRWTPLEKCWHFPYEKKHYNAFQLVFKGVSIEEKVDLNFNENTKNVVPTERQNSLSEKQLKVLNEIEKQLTLRRYSRSTIKTYKSFFIQFLLFTRTDKLEELEKEDIMEFLLQGMKKRNWSESTQNQAVNAIKFYYEKILGQERSFYELRPRRGTKLPGIFSEEEIVRIFSVVENIKHKSILMIIYSAGLRIGECVKLRKADINFERKSVFVIAGKGKKDRYSVLSSKVIELLKKYLEFYQPDYWLFEGQNGGQYSARSIQKIFRKAVKEAKVNPYSTVHTLRHSFATHLLERGTDLRYIQMLLGHNSPETTEIYTHITQKAREKLCSPLDFLDIE, from the coding sequence ATGAATCTCGTTGTTTTCCCTCTTACATTTGAAGGCCATAAAAGACTTGGGGTGAAAAACCTGAGTTTTCACAAGAATTTCCCCAAACTTATGAAACAAGTTCCGGGAAGTAGATGGACACCCCTTGAAAAATGTTGGCACTTTCCATATGAGAAAAAGCATTATAATGCCTTTCAATTAGTTTTTAAGGGAGTTTCTATCGAGGAAAAGGTAGATCTGAATTTTAATGAAAACACAAAGAATGTAGTGCCTACAGAAAGGCAAAACTCATTAAGTGAAAAACAGCTAAAGGTACTGAATGAGATAGAAAAACAGCTTACCTTAAGGAGATATAGCAGAAGCACAATCAAAACCTACAAAAGCTTTTTTATCCAGTTTTTGCTTTTTACAAGAACTGATAAACTTGAAGAACTTGAGAAAGAAGACATTATGGAATTTTTACTTCAGGGGATGAAAAAGAGGAATTGGTCAGAGTCTACCCAAAATCAGGCAGTCAATGCGATCAAGTTTTACTACGAGAAAATATTAGGGCAGGAGAGGAGTTTTTATGAACTCCGGCCTCGAAGGGGAACAAAATTGCCAGGAATATTTAGCGAAGAGGAAATTGTAAGGATATTTTCAGTTGTCGAAAATATAAAGCATAAGAGTATACTTATGATCATTTATAGTGCTGGACTCCGGATAGGGGAGTGCGTGAAACTGAGGAAGGCGGATATAAACTTTGAGCGAAAATCAGTTTTTGTAATAGCTGGCAAAGGAAAGAAAGATCGATACTCTGTATTATCGAGTAAGGTAATTGAACTTCTGAAGAAATACCTGGAATTTTATCAGCCGGATTATTGGTTGTTTGAAGGACAGAATGGAGGGCAATATAGCGCTCGTTCGATTCAAAAGATTTTCAGGAAAGCTGTTAAAGAAGCCAAGGTAAATCCCTATTCTACGGTTCATACTTTGAGACATTCATTTGCAACTCATTTATTGGAAAGAGGAACAGACCTGAGATATATTCAGATGCTCCTGGGCCACAATAGTCCAGAGACTACTGAAATCTATACACACATTACTCAAAAGGCCAGAGAAAAGCTTTGTAGTCCTTTGGATTTTTTAGATATTGAGTAA
- a CDS encoding SMI1/KNR4 family protein has protein sequence MEHILEKEYGKDLPQSYLDYLRSSEVLEVIVDEHAYNDKYENRYWVCKPQKELLEVMEMTDVGKAKNYECLKLYIKVFMEFSYSEFIESNVGDIPKSRIENSFVFAEENGDYLYLDSEDGYSIWIYYHEGGDVKRVSNSFEELLKFQ, from the coding sequence ATGGAACACATCCTTGAAAAAGAATATGGAAAGGATTTACCCCAAAGCTATTTAGATTATTTGCGCTCAAGCGAGGTTTTGGAAGTAATAGTAGATGAACATGCCTATAATGATAAATATGAAAATCGTTATTGGGTATGCAAACCTCAAAAAGAACTTCTTGAAGTCATGGAAATGACTGATGTAGGGAAAGCGAAAAATTATGAATGCTTGAAATTGTACATTAAGGTATTCATGGAATTTTCGTATTCAGAGTTCATAGAATCAAATGTAGGAGATATACCAAAATCGAGAATAGAAAATAGCTTCGTGTTTGCAGAAGAAAATGGTGATTATTTATATTTAGACTCAGAGGATGGTTATTCAATCTGGATTTATTATCATGAAGGAGGAGACGTAAAGAGAGTGAGTAATTCTTTTGAAGAGCTATTGAAATTTCAATAA
- a CDS encoding rhodanese-like domain-containing protein, with product MDISVQELKERIDAGTAPVMIDVRESHEWEQDHVNGVEKISLGTLPAKLADMEAWKDKEVVMICRSGGRSGRATAFLAQQGFQNVRNLTGGMLAWKEHIDPSFDVQ from the coding sequence ATGGATATCAGTGTTCAGGAATTAAAAGAAAGAATCGACGCAGGCACGGCTCCTGTTATGATCGACGTAAGGGAATCCCATGAGTGGGAACAGGATCATGTGAATGGCGTTGAGAAAATCTCTTTGGGTACTTTGCCTGCAAAATTGGCAGATATGGAAGCCTGGAAAGACAAAGAAGTGGTGATGATTTGCAGAAGCGGAGGAAGAAGTGGTAGAGCTACGGCTTTTCTTGCACAGCAAGGTTTTCAAAATGTTCGCAACCTGACAGGCGGTATGCTGGCCTGGAAAGAACATATCGACCCTTCTTTTGACGTTCAGTAA
- a CDS encoding NAD(P)-binding oxidoreductase yields MSNIVLVFGANGNLGSHFVNQALDAGYKIRAFVRTPEKYSLSDNANVEVFKGDATNYDDVEKAVSGVDIVVSCLGNPPKKKIFIMEEAYDNIMLAASDQPNPPRCLMISSIGVGGSSWFVKFLLQRIGGKEGFNDFEKAEKRVLEEKGVPFIAIRPAGLTDKMGKGKYQIIDKPTIFFPKFISRSDVAKFFVDCLTNTSFDGKAIMIEGA; encoded by the coding sequence ATGAGTAACATAGTTTTAGTTTTTGGTGCAAATGGCAATTTAGGCAGTCATTTTGTCAATCAAGCTTTGGATGCTGGGTATAAAATCAGAGCCTTTGTAAGAACCCCTGAAAAATATAGTCTTTCAGATAATGCCAATGTTGAAGTATTTAAAGGAGATGCAACAAATTATGATGATGTAGAAAAGGCTGTGTCAGGAGTTGATATTGTTGTTAGTTGTTTAGGCAATCCACCAAAAAAGAAAATCTTCATAATGGAAGAAGCCTATGACAATATTATGTTGGCTGCATCCGACCAACCTAATCCTCCACGTTGTTTAATGATTTCAAGTATTGGTGTCGGTGGTTCGTCTTGGTTTGTTAAATTTTTACTTCAACGCATAGGTGGAAAAGAAGGATTTAACGATTTTGAGAAAGCTGAAAAGAGAGTACTTGAAGAAAAAGGTGTTCCGTTTATTGCTATCAGACCTGCTGGACTTACTGATAAAATGGGGAAAGGAAAATATCAAATTATTGATAAACCGACTATTTTCTTTCCAAAATTCATTTCTCGTTCTGACGTTGCTAAGTTTTTTGTGGATTGTCTAACCAATACTTCTTTTGACGGTAAAGCCATTATGATTGAGGGAGCTTAA
- a CDS encoding alpha/beta hydrolase domain-containing protein, with amino-acid sequence MRTIILTLLFISQTIIINAEVSKIIIKERVIVADGKSFGVVGQYEKIRGTIFYEIDPSNMANAKIIDLQFAKRNDRGMIEFFGDFILLKPVDMSKSNGKLIYGVNNRGRLFILRDLNNGTNNNNPQKDEHFGNGFLMREGYSVLWSGWNWDVVEGSDRMQFDIPVADDNGNTFRQKSIAEMVNNKSLEPEKWKSLSPSNSRGYPSANYPDNSNDILTVRDSPMGEKTVIPNEKWRYASYENDEVVADSVSLYMDNGFEPGKIYELIYEVESPKIVGLGFAAMRDALSFFKFEYQDLSGNPNPLFVDDNGTKKLAINYSYVDGISQSGRFITQMIYQGFHIDEEDRMVFDGARIEVAGAGKGGFNYRFAQTSHHPWDLEGNYMPADYPPFNFLASDDAESGGDNDVLALAKKMNKIPKIIITNHAHEYWTRSASLIHTTIDGKKDASVNENVRIYALNGAAHYTPWSRSNPIAKHSINVMDIHPFLRSTLVLLDDWVSNGILPPESKYPKFESNTLITAREHKEKMPVIPGMHHPGRNLQSPICDYGSDFWTDGIMTQIPPTILGHYPTFVPSVDIDGNGLGGVRLPELVVPLGTYQGFNTRKKEANSPNYMLPSVGSFWPFALTKNERIKNGDPRLSIEERYGSKETYVTMVISETNKLLKERFLIEEDAKKIINAAKSLSWPPMKLNTRPYWKPSY; translated from the coding sequence ATGAGAACAATTATCTTAACATTACTTTTCATATCTCAAACAATAATTATTAATGCAGAAGTTAGCAAAATAATTATAAAAGAACGTGTTATTGTCGCCGATGGAAAAAGCTTTGGGGTGGTCGGTCAGTATGAAAAAATTAGGGGGACTATTTTTTATGAGATTGATCCCTCAAACATGGCAAATGCAAAAATAATTGATTTGCAATTTGCAAAAAGAAACGACCGTGGAATGATTGAGTTTTTTGGAGATTTTATACTGTTAAAACCTGTCGATATGTCTAAATCAAATGGCAAATTGATTTATGGTGTAAATAATAGAGGACGATTATTTATACTTCGAGATCTTAACAATGGCACCAATAATAATAATCCTCAAAAAGATGAACATTTTGGAAATGGATTTTTAATGCGTGAAGGTTATTCTGTGCTTTGGAGTGGGTGGAACTGGGATGTTGTTGAAGGTTCGGACAGAATGCAATTTGATATACCGGTAGCTGATGATAATGGAAATACGTTCCGTCAAAAATCCATAGCCGAAATGGTAAACAATAAGAGTCTAGAACCAGAAAAATGGAAAAGTCTTTCGCCATCAAATAGTCGTGGTTATCCGTCGGCTAATTATCCTGATAATTCAAACGATATATTAACGGTTCGAGATAGCCCTATGGGAGAAAAAACAGTAATTCCTAATGAGAAGTGGCGTTACGCCTCTTATGAGAATGATGAAGTAGTAGCTGACTCGGTAAGTTTATATATGGATAACGGTTTTGAACCAGGGAAAATATATGAATTAATTTACGAAGTTGAATCTCCAAAAATTGTTGGTTTAGGGTTTGCGGCTATGAGAGACGCACTTTCATTTTTCAAGTTCGAATATCAAGATTTATCTGGCAATCCCAACCCTTTGTTTGTTGATGATAATGGAACGAAGAAATTAGCGATAAATTATAGTTATGTAGATGGAATATCGCAATCAGGTCGTTTTATAACACAAATGATTTATCAAGGTTTTCATATTGACGAAGAAGATAGAATGGTGTTTGATGGAGCCCGTATCGAGGTAGCAGGTGCCGGAAAAGGCGGTTTTAATTATCGTTTCGCTCAAACTTCGCATCACCCATGGGACTTAGAAGGGAATTATATGCCTGCGGATTATCCCCCATTCAATTTCCTAGCTTCAGATGATGCTGAATCGGGTGGCGATAATGATGTCTTGGCACTTGCTAAGAAAATGAATAAAATCCCCAAAATAATTATTACCAATCATGCCCATGAATATTGGACACGTTCTGCATCTTTAATTCATACCACAATTGATGGAAAGAAAGATGCAAGTGTCAACGAAAATGTACGAATCTATGCCTTGAATGGAGCAGCTCATTACACACCATGGAGTAGAAGTAATCCAATAGCTAAACATTCAATAAACGTTATGGATATTCATCCTTTCTTAAGATCTACATTAGTACTCTTAGACGATTGGGTATCAAATGGAATATTGCCACCTGAAAGTAAATATCCAAAATTCGAAAGCAATACGTTAATTACCGCAAGAGAACACAAAGAAAAGATGCCTGTAATTCCAGGGATGCATCACCCAGGAAGAAACCTGCAATCACCAATATGCGACTATGGTTCAGACTTTTGGACAGATGGTATTATGACTCAGATACCACCAACAATACTCGGACATTATCCTACATTTGTCCCTTCGGTTGATATAGATGGGAATGGACTTGGAGGGGTTCGATTACCAGAACTAGTAGTTCCGCTTGGAACTTATCAAGGATTTAATACAAGAAAAAAAGAAGCGAACTCACCTAACTATATGTTACCATCCGTTGGCTCTTTTTGGCCATTTGCTCTCACAAAAAATGAACGGATAAAGAATGGTGATCCACGCCTCAGTATTGAGGAGCGGTATGGAAGCAAAGAAACATACGTCACAATGGTGATATCAGAAACAAATAAATTGCTTAAAGAGCGATTTTTAATTGAAGAAGATGCAAAAAAAATAATTAATGCTGCTAAATCACTAAGTTGGCCACCCATGAAATTAAATACGCGGCCTTATTGGAAGCCAAGCTATTAA
- a CDS encoding DoxX family protein yields the protein MKILFWIVSLGLVAFEMAAGIGKQLGGKMAMDWMNKLEISKPLMSAFGGLEVGAAGVILFSLFSKGGFNDKLVPWACLVLVVLKVVELILQYKASEPFAAMVGPIVVLVLVATFYFIRQSI from the coding sequence ATGAAAATATTATTTTGGATTGTAAGTCTTGGATTAGTTGCCTTTGAAATGGCAGCGGGAATTGGAAAACAATTGGGTGGTAAAATGGCTATGGATTGGATGAATAAATTGGAAATTTCCAAACCATTAATGAGCGCATTCGGAGGATTAGAAGTGGGAGCGGCTGGTGTTATTCTATTCAGTCTTTTTAGCAAAGGTGGTTTCAATGACAAACTTGTTCCTTGGGCTTGTTTGGTTCTTGTTGTTCTGAAAGTAGTTGAATTAATTCTGCAATATAAAGCAAGTGAACCTTTTGCTGCAATGGTCGGACCTATTGTTGTTCTTGTACTTGTTGCTACATTCTATTTCATAAGACAAAGTATTTAA